In a genomic window of Vigna angularis cultivar LongXiaoDou No.4 chromosome 6, ASM1680809v1, whole genome shotgun sequence:
- the LOC108345998 gene encoding myosin-binding protein 1 isoform X1, producing the protein MMATAGISSSECRKLSPSVTMALASAFLEWLLIFLLFIDAAFSYVITKFAGYCKLQTPCLFCSRLDHVLGKERKGYYWDLICSGHKTEISSVVLCRAHDKLVNVQGMCESCLFSFATVNKSNAETYRLLVGKLGEGSESRFDQDPLLGENESVEFCSCCNEQWSLKSYDRRSVITKSIGSGGVEFDVSNVVGNNFHKKRRAKSFVSSRGSRLRNKRADPLSHVGYTELKVTSDTESEQELSLSDDGGTSIPVRGTYDSKKDIEVPCEHMEPPVFDLNENLASEKLGTSSSELQPALSEPGMQLENKDTHGSKSTTAILEIRNGLAEFDSQQQIERNAVSPAAVEPISCDEVPALSNKTRVPVELVKENYDLTTHEVSLKSKQTITTDYEEIIESVDKPTTSEAGLESTAFSNDIGQQNPNLLDLGDAYKLAVSNRGRPGMLVEHWLGKDSTRISEDLKMLLSQFPSTRGTDLSVNDIISPRLSMNSDEVKNSDVSNSAGMQILQRMISLERNESGLSLDGSIVSEIEGESAVDRLKRQVDHDRKLMNALYKELEEERNASAVAANQALAMITRLQEEKAMLHMEALQYLRMMDEQSEYETEALQKANDLLVEKEKEIEELQAKLEFYSKKFPDELMPENMVEINSEMKVKEIGLDHCIEKDEIIHGKSVTENTDISDKVEVLPILLEKQNIQPEKNSPLEFQDERLYISQRLEKLEKQVYLFLNIHQSRDNWINSEIDEKESLENLEKLDSNILMDKSVASLKLNSNDKGDDSSSKEPLVCKKSDELGYNGHSPPVLCGNNDLSSNHSLASDFLGRLQVLESDLSFLKHSINLSSNGEEGLKLLREIADHLQQLRQIGIRELDQPVA; encoded by the exons ATGATGGCTACCGCGGGAATCTCGTCTTCCGAGTGCCGCAAGCTCTCCCCGAGTGTTACTATGGCCTTGGCATCGGCTTTTCTTGAATGGTTGCTGATCTTTTTACTGTTTATTGATGCTGCTTTTTCTTATGTGATTACAAAGTTTGCTGGTTACTGCAAATTGCAAACACCGTGTTTGTTCTGCTCTAGGCTTGATCACGTGTTAGGCAAGGAGAGGAAGGGATATTATTGGGACTTGATTTGCAGTGGTCATAAGACGGAGATTTCTTCTGTAGTTCTTTGTCGTGCACATGATAAGCTTGTGAATGTTCAAGGAATGTGTGAAAGTTGCCTTTTTTCTTTCGCTACCGTCAACAAATCTAATGCTGAAACCTACCGATTATTGGTGGGTAAATTAGGGGAGGGATCCGAGTCCAGATTTGATCAGGATCCATTACTTGGTGAAAATGAGAGTGTAGAATTCTGTTCTTGTTGTAATGAGCAGTGGTCTTTAAAAAGTTATGATCGAAGGTCGGTGATTACCAAATCAATTGGGTCTGGCGGTGTTGAGTTTGATGTATCAAATGTTGTGGGAAACAATTTTCACAAGAAAAGAAGAGCAAAATCATTTGTATCTAGCAGAGGTTCTCGCCTTAGAAATAAACGGGCAGATCCTTTGTCTCATGTCGGTTACACTGAACTAAAGGTTACTTCTGATACCGAGTCTGAACAGGAACTTTCCTTATCTGATGATGGTGGTACAAGCATACCAGTCAGGGGTACATATGACTCCAAGAAAGATATAGAAGTTCCATGTGAACATATGGAGCCTCCCGTCTTTGATTTAAATGAGAATTTGGCTTCAGAGAAACTCGGGACTTCCTCTTCTGAACTTCAACCAGCATTATCTGAGCCAGGAATGCaattagaaaataaagataCTCATGGCAGTAAATCTACAACAGCAATACTGGAGATTAGGAATGGTCTGGCCGAATTTGATTCTCAGCAGCAGATTGAGAGAAATGCTGTCAGTCCTGCCGCAGTTGAGCCTATTTCCTGTGATGAAGTCCCTGCATTATCAAATAAAACACGAGTTCCCGTTGAACTGGTGAAGGAAAACT ATGATTTGACAACCCATGAAGTGAGTTTAAAATCTAAGCAAACGATAACCACGGACTATGAGGAAATAATTGAGTCAGTTGATAAGCCAACAACATCTGAAGCAGGTTTAGAATCAACTGCCTTTTCTAATGATATTGGTCAGCAAAATCCCAATTTACTAGATCTTGGCGATGCCTATAAGCTAGCAGTCAGTAACAGAGGAAGACCTGGCATGCTTGTAGAACATTGGCTTGGAAAGGATTCTACAAGAATTAGTGAAGATTTGAAGATGTTGCTGTCACAATTTCCATCTACTCGAGGGACTGATCTATCTGTTAATGACATCATCAGTCCAAGATTGTCTATGAACAGTGATGAAGTGAAGAATTCTGATGTTTCTAACTCTGCTGGAATGCAGATACTTCAAAGGATGATTTCACTTGAGCGAAATGAATCTGGGTTGTCTCTGGATGGAAGCATTGTCAGTGAAATTGAAGGTGAAAGTGCAGTTGACAGGCTAAAAAGACAAGTTGATCATGATAGGAAACTTATGAATGCTCTGTATAAAGagctggaagaagaaagaaatgctTCAGCAGTTGCTGCAAATCAAGCCTTAGCCATGATAACTAGGCTGCAGGAAGAAAAGGCAATGTTGCACATGGAAGCCTTGCAGTACTTAAGAATGATGGATGAGCAGTCAGAGTATGAAACAGAAGCTTTGCAGAAAGCTAATGACCTTTTAGttgagaaggagaaagagattGAAGAGTTACAAGCTAAGCTTGAGTTTTATAGTAAGAAGTTCCCTGATGAATTAATGCCGGAAAACATGGTGGAGATAAACTCTGAAATGAAGGTGAAAGAGATTGGATTGGATCATTGCATTGAAAAGGATGAAATTATCCATGGAAAGTCAGTTACTGAAAATACTGATATATCTGACAAAGTTGAAGTTCTACCCATATTGCTGGAGAAACAGAATATTCAACCTGAAAAAAATTCaccattggagtttcaagaTGAAAGGTTATATATTTCACAACGTTTGGAGAAATTGGAGAAGCAAGTTTACTTattcttgaatattcatcaatctCGGGACAATTGGATAAATTCAGAAATTGATGAAAAAGAATCCCTGGAAAACTTGGAGAAGTTGGATAGTAATATTCTAATGGACAAATCTGTTGCTTCACTTAAACTGAATTCAAATGACAAGGGTGATGATTCCTCATCCAAGGAACCTCTAGTTTGCAAGAAAAGTGATGAACTTGGGTACAATGGACATAGCCCTCCTGTGCTCTGTGGGAATAATGATTTATCTTCTAATCATAGTTTGGCTTCGGACTTTCTCGGAAGGTTGCAAGTTCTTGAGTCAGATTTGAGTTTCCTTAAGCATAGTATCAACTTGTCGAGCAATGGAGAAGAAGGACTTAAATTATTGCGGGAAATAGCCGATCACCTACAACAATTACGTCAGATTGGAATAAGAGAATTAGATCAACCTGTTGCTTGA
- the LOC108345998 gene encoding myosin-binding protein 1 isoform X2 yields MMATAGISSSECRKLSPSVTMALASAFLEWLDHVLGKERKGYYWDLICSGHKTEISSVVLCRAHDKLVNVQGMCESCLFSFATVNKSNAETYRLLVGKLGEGSESRFDQDPLLGENESVEFCSCCNEQWSLKSYDRRSVITKSIGSGGVEFDVSNVVGNNFHKKRRAKSFVSSRGSRLRNKRADPLSHVGYTELKVTSDTESEQELSLSDDGGTSIPVRGTYDSKKDIEVPCEHMEPPVFDLNENLASEKLGTSSSELQPALSEPGMQLENKDTHGSKSTTAILEIRNGLAEFDSQQQIERNAVSPAAVEPISCDEVPALSNKTRVPVELVKENYDLTTHEVSLKSKQTITTDYEEIIESVDKPTTSEAGLESTAFSNDIGQQNPNLLDLGDAYKLAVSNRGRPGMLVEHWLGKDSTRISEDLKMLLSQFPSTRGTDLSVNDIISPRLSMNSDEVKNSDVSNSAGMQILQRMISLERNESGLSLDGSIVSEIEGESAVDRLKRQVDHDRKLMNALYKELEEERNASAVAANQALAMITRLQEEKAMLHMEALQYLRMMDEQSEYETEALQKANDLLVEKEKEIEELQAKLEFYSKKFPDELMPENMVEINSEMKVKEIGLDHCIEKDEIIHGKSVTENTDISDKVEVLPILLEKQNIQPEKNSPLEFQDERLYISQRLEKLEKQVYLFLNIHQSRDNWINSEIDEKESLENLEKLDSNILMDKSVASLKLNSNDKGDDSSSKEPLVCKKSDELGYNGHSPPVLCGNNDLSSNHSLASDFLGRLQVLESDLSFLKHSINLSSNGEEGLKLLREIADHLQQLRQIGIRELDQPVA; encoded by the exons ATGATGGCTACCGCGGGAATCTCGTCTTCCGAGTGCCGCAAGCTCTCCCCGAGTGTTACTATGGCCTTGGCATCGGCTTTTCTTGAATG GCTTGATCACGTGTTAGGCAAGGAGAGGAAGGGATATTATTGGGACTTGATTTGCAGTGGTCATAAGACGGAGATTTCTTCTGTAGTTCTTTGTCGTGCACATGATAAGCTTGTGAATGTTCAAGGAATGTGTGAAAGTTGCCTTTTTTCTTTCGCTACCGTCAACAAATCTAATGCTGAAACCTACCGATTATTGGTGGGTAAATTAGGGGAGGGATCCGAGTCCAGATTTGATCAGGATCCATTACTTGGTGAAAATGAGAGTGTAGAATTCTGTTCTTGTTGTAATGAGCAGTGGTCTTTAAAAAGTTATGATCGAAGGTCGGTGATTACCAAATCAATTGGGTCTGGCGGTGTTGAGTTTGATGTATCAAATGTTGTGGGAAACAATTTTCACAAGAAAAGAAGAGCAAAATCATTTGTATCTAGCAGAGGTTCTCGCCTTAGAAATAAACGGGCAGATCCTTTGTCTCATGTCGGTTACACTGAACTAAAGGTTACTTCTGATACCGAGTCTGAACAGGAACTTTCCTTATCTGATGATGGTGGTACAAGCATACCAGTCAGGGGTACATATGACTCCAAGAAAGATATAGAAGTTCCATGTGAACATATGGAGCCTCCCGTCTTTGATTTAAATGAGAATTTGGCTTCAGAGAAACTCGGGACTTCCTCTTCTGAACTTCAACCAGCATTATCTGAGCCAGGAATGCaattagaaaataaagataCTCATGGCAGTAAATCTACAACAGCAATACTGGAGATTAGGAATGGTCTGGCCGAATTTGATTCTCAGCAGCAGATTGAGAGAAATGCTGTCAGTCCTGCCGCAGTTGAGCCTATTTCCTGTGATGAAGTCCCTGCATTATCAAATAAAACACGAGTTCCCGTTGAACTGGTGAAGGAAAACT ATGATTTGACAACCCATGAAGTGAGTTTAAAATCTAAGCAAACGATAACCACGGACTATGAGGAAATAATTGAGTCAGTTGATAAGCCAACAACATCTGAAGCAGGTTTAGAATCAACTGCCTTTTCTAATGATATTGGTCAGCAAAATCCCAATTTACTAGATCTTGGCGATGCCTATAAGCTAGCAGTCAGTAACAGAGGAAGACCTGGCATGCTTGTAGAACATTGGCTTGGAAAGGATTCTACAAGAATTAGTGAAGATTTGAAGATGTTGCTGTCACAATTTCCATCTACTCGAGGGACTGATCTATCTGTTAATGACATCATCAGTCCAAGATTGTCTATGAACAGTGATGAAGTGAAGAATTCTGATGTTTCTAACTCTGCTGGAATGCAGATACTTCAAAGGATGATTTCACTTGAGCGAAATGAATCTGGGTTGTCTCTGGATGGAAGCATTGTCAGTGAAATTGAAGGTGAAAGTGCAGTTGACAGGCTAAAAAGACAAGTTGATCATGATAGGAAACTTATGAATGCTCTGTATAAAGagctggaagaagaaagaaatgctTCAGCAGTTGCTGCAAATCAAGCCTTAGCCATGATAACTAGGCTGCAGGAAGAAAAGGCAATGTTGCACATGGAAGCCTTGCAGTACTTAAGAATGATGGATGAGCAGTCAGAGTATGAAACAGAAGCTTTGCAGAAAGCTAATGACCTTTTAGttgagaaggagaaagagattGAAGAGTTACAAGCTAAGCTTGAGTTTTATAGTAAGAAGTTCCCTGATGAATTAATGCCGGAAAACATGGTGGAGATAAACTCTGAAATGAAGGTGAAAGAGATTGGATTGGATCATTGCATTGAAAAGGATGAAATTATCCATGGAAAGTCAGTTACTGAAAATACTGATATATCTGACAAAGTTGAAGTTCTACCCATATTGCTGGAGAAACAGAATATTCAACCTGAAAAAAATTCaccattggagtttcaagaTGAAAGGTTATATATTTCACAACGTTTGGAGAAATTGGAGAAGCAAGTTTACTTattcttgaatattcatcaatctCGGGACAATTGGATAAATTCAGAAATTGATGAAAAAGAATCCCTGGAAAACTTGGAGAAGTTGGATAGTAATATTCTAATGGACAAATCTGTTGCTTCACTTAAACTGAATTCAAATGACAAGGGTGATGATTCCTCATCCAAGGAACCTCTAGTTTGCAAGAAAAGTGATGAACTTGGGTACAATGGACATAGCCCTCCTGTGCTCTGTGGGAATAATGATTTATCTTCTAATCATAGTTTGGCTTCGGACTTTCTCGGAAGGTTGCAAGTTCTTGAGTCAGATTTGAGTTTCCTTAAGCATAGTATCAACTTGTCGAGCAATGGAGAAGAAGGACTTAAATTATTGCGGGAAATAGCCGATCACCTACAACAATTACGTCAGATTGGAATAAGAGAATTAGATCAACCTGTTGCTTGA